One window of the Rhipicephalus sanguineus isolate Rsan-2018 chromosome 2, BIME_Rsan_1.4, whole genome shotgun sequence genome contains the following:
- the LOC119381968 gene encoding uncharacterized protein LOC119381968 yields MFPPRDRLRNFNNLFLAATKQAKDKPLIIAGDFNAHNKAWGYSKNDGKGNKLAECAEILGLKLITDPRFPTRKGNSAQRDTTPDLAFLRNVEGSWDNLQKDLGSDHFITEINVSITQPPPRIYRYIDWDVFRDIRTKEERPRETFEDLISNLKEAVQKATKEISTELELAVPAMDSRLAHLLEAKNALRERWKRQKMNRRLRTKISELNKEIESHAKKLAALQWDEVCNEADGKMRKGSKWSLLKHLLTDGNKPSKSSARLEIERLVHMNTKHGGDPQAFADKLADIYIPLEGKSIPWNNSRPEYQGSLQSALDRPFEVAEIVHALRYLNERSAPGPDGITNKLLRNLDNAAIEVITEKINQVWSDGQVPEEWRTANSYS; encoded by the exons ATGTT TCCTCCGAGGGACAGGCTTCGAAATTTTAACAACCTGTTTCTGGCAGCTACAAAGCAAGCCAAGGATAAACCGCTAATCATCgctggggacttcaacgcgcacaATAAAGCGTGGGGTTATTCCAAAAATGATGGCAAAGGGAACAAACTTGCCGAGTGTGCGGAAATCCTTGGTCTGAAACTCATCACGGACCCGAGATTTCCGACACGCAAGGGTAATTCGGCACAGAGGGATACCACCCCAGATTTGGCCTTCCTGCGCAACGTAGAAGGGTCATGGGACAACCTACAGAAGGACCTGGGTAGTGACCACTTCATTACGGAAATCAACGTAAGCATTACACAACCCCCACCTAGAATTTACAGGTACATTGACTGGGATGTGTTCCGCGACATCCGTACCAAAGAAGAGAGGCCCCGGGAAACATTCGAAGACCTCATTAGTAATCTCAAGGAGGCGGTCCAGAAGGCCACCAAAGAGATCTCCACGGAACTAGAACTAGCGGTGCCTGCAATGGACTCTAGGCTAGCCCATCTCCTGGAGGCCAAAAACGCCCTGAGAGAGAGGTGGAAGAGACAAAAGATGAACAGGAGGCTCAGAACCAAGATATCCGAACTCAACAAGGAGATCGAATCGCATGCCAAGAAGCTCGCCGCGCTGCAATGGGATGAGGTATGCAACGAGGCAGATGGTAAAATGCGCAAAGGCAGCAAGTGGAGCCTACTCAAGCATCTGCTTACTGACGGCAACAAACCATCCAAAAGCAGCGCCCGGTTGGAAATTGAAAGGCTTGTGCACATGAACACCAAACACGGCGGAGATCCGCAGGCCTTCGCTGACAAATTAGCGGATATTTACATCCCGCTTGAGGGCAAGTCCATTCCGTGGAATAACTCAAGGCCCGAATACCAAGGGTCCCTGCAGTCAGCCTTGGATAGACCTTTCGAGGTTGCGGAGATTGTTCATGCCTTGCGGTACCTAAACGAACGGTCGGCGCCCGGCCCAGATGGAATTACCAACAAGCTCCTTAGAAACCTAGACAACGCAGCGATAGAAGTCATTACAGAAAAAATCAACCAAGTGTGGTCCGATGGCCAAGTCCCCGAGGAGTGGAGAACAGCCAACTCGTATTCATAA